A section of the Mesorhizobium loti genome encodes:
- a CDS encoding SDR family NAD(P)-dependent oxidoreductase has protein sequence MSGQANKGTAVVTGASSGIGAVYADRLAGQGYDLVLVARRADRLEELAEKLRYAYDRKVSFITADLSDDDDLRRVERLISADDSVTLLVNNAGLGGQQVVATADADAAERMIKVNVIALTRLTRAVLPGLLARNRGAIVNIASVLAYETSFGGIYSGTKAYVVNFTEALHREVAGTNVKVQVVLPGATRTDFWDLAGSDIDQLPKEIIMSADDMVDAALVGLASGEAVTVPALADTGKLDTFLGARQAFYGSLHADKPAARYGV, from the coding sequence ATGAGTGGACAGGCAAACAAGGGCACGGCGGTCGTCACCGGTGCATCATCGGGCATCGGCGCGGTCTATGCGGACCGGCTGGCCGGGCAGGGTTATGATCTCGTTCTGGTGGCGCGCCGCGCCGACCGGCTCGAGGAACTGGCTGAGAAGCTGCGCTACGCCTACGATCGCAAGGTCAGCTTCATTACAGCCGACCTGTCCGATGACGACGATTTGCGCCGCGTAGAGCGGCTGATATCGGCCGACGACAGCGTGACGCTGCTCGTCAACAATGCCGGCCTTGGCGGCCAGCAGGTGGTGGCGACCGCCGACGCCGACGCCGCCGAACGCATGATCAAGGTCAACGTCATCGCCTTGACCCGTTTGACCCGGGCCGTGCTGCCGGGTCTTCTGGCGCGCAACCGCGGCGCCATCGTCAACATCGCATCGGTGCTTGCCTATGAGACCTCGTTCGGCGGTATCTACAGCGGCACCAAGGCCTATGTCGTCAACTTCACCGAGGCCCTGCACCGCGAGGTCGCGGGCACCAATGTGAAGGTGCAGGTGGTGCTGCCTGGCGCGACCCGGACCGATTTCTGGGACCTTGCCGGCAGTGATATCGACCAGCTCCCGAAGGAAATCATCATGTCCGCCGACGATATGGTCGATGCGGCGCTCGTTGGCCTGGCCAGTGGCGAGGCCGTCACCGTGCCCGCTCTTGCCGACACCGGCAAGCTGGACACCTTCCTCGGTGCCCGGCAAGCCTTCTACGGCAGCCTGCACGCCGACAAGCCGGCGGCCCGCTACGGGGTTTGA
- a CDS encoding LysE family translocator, whose translation MLQPILPLILFAFVATATPGIATTLSTASGARFGFRRSVPLMAGSAAGLATVTGAAAAGLAGLLLAVPSLQLAMKIAGSLYLLWLAVKIGRAGPPNLDVTMARPNSFLGGAGIQWMNPKGWAMGLGAAASFAALADGPGHLALLLGSTFGLTAAISLSVWCLAGMVLARLLKTEWQWRALNIVLALVLAASVIPMWRSA comes from the coding sequence ATGCTCCAGCCCATCCTGCCGCTCATCCTGTTTGCCTTCGTGGCCACGGCCACGCCAGGCATCGCCACCACCTTGTCCACCGCTTCGGGCGCGCGGTTCGGCTTTCGCCGGTCCGTTCCGCTGATGGCCGGCAGTGCCGCCGGCCTCGCCACCGTGACAGGCGCGGCCGCCGCTGGGCTCGCCGGCCTGCTGCTCGCGGTCCCTTCGCTGCAACTGGCGATGAAGATCGCCGGCTCGCTCTATCTCCTTTGGCTGGCGGTCAAGATCGGCCGCGCCGGGCCGCCCAATCTCGACGTGACCATGGCCAGGCCGAACAGCTTCCTCGGCGGTGCCGGTATCCAGTGGATGAACCCCAAGGGCTGGGCGATGGGGCTGGGCGCGGCGGCCTCGTTCGCCGCCCTGGCCGACGGACCGGGACATCTGGCCTTGCTGCTCGGCTCGACCTTCGGCCTCACCGCCGCCATCTCGCTGTCCGTCTGGTGCCTCGCCGGCATGGTGCTGGCCCGGCTGCTCAAGACCGAATGGCAATGGCGCGCGCTCAACATCGTGCTGGCGCTGGTGCTGGCGGCGTCGGTCATTCCGATGTGGCGGTCGGCTTAG
- a CDS encoding LysR substrate-binding domain-containing protein: MIRNLDTALMRTFVTVADKASMTAAANALHLTQGAVSQQVRRLEETLGCGLFERDRRGLRLTRSGERLFDKAKRLLSLNDEIWAEMTGSAVAGQVRLGVPYDLVGTLLAPVLKAYAETYPQVEISLVCASSPELASALAAGTIDLAVIEERVGPTSGECLAIDRLVWVGARGGTARAKRPLPVSIVADTCAFRPVVLAALNEHGLEWRTVFENGNIDATTATVRSDLAVTTWLASTVPADLDILPFETGLPPLPNFSINLHLPRHGVGPAAQEFARHIRDGLARRPVAA; this comes from the coding sequence ATGATCCGCAATCTCGATACCGCACTGATGCGCACCTTCGTCACCGTCGCCGACAAGGCCAGCATGACGGCGGCCGCCAATGCGCTGCACCTGACGCAGGGCGCCGTCAGCCAGCAGGTGAGGCGGCTGGAGGAGACGCTTGGCTGCGGGCTGTTCGAGCGCGACCGGCGCGGCCTGCGCCTGACGCGGTCGGGCGAGCGCCTGTTCGACAAGGCAAAGCGCCTGCTCAGCCTCAACGACGAGATCTGGGCGGAGATGACTGGCTCGGCGGTTGCCGGGCAGGTGCGGCTCGGCGTGCCCTATGATCTGGTCGGAACCTTGCTCGCGCCGGTGCTGAAGGCCTATGCCGAGACCTATCCGCAGGTCGAGATCTCGCTGGTCTGCGCCTCGTCGCCGGAACTGGCGTCAGCGCTCGCGGCCGGAACCATCGACCTTGCGGTGATCGAGGAGCGGGTCGGCCCGACATCAGGCGAATGCCTGGCCATCGACCGGCTGGTCTGGGTCGGCGCCAGAGGCGGCACCGCGCGTGCCAAGCGGCCGCTGCCGGTGTCGATCGTTGCCGACACCTGCGCCTTCCGGCCGGTGGTGCTGGCGGCGCTCAACGAGCATGGACTGGAATGGCGCACCGTGTTCGAGAACGGCAATATCGACGCAACGACGGCGACGGTGCGCTCCGACCTTGCCGTCACCACGTGGCTCGCTTCGACCGTGCCGGCCGATCTCGACATCCTGCCGTTCGAGACCGGCCTGCCGCCGCTGCCGAATTTTTCGATCAACCTGCATTTGCCAAGGCACGGCGTCGGGCCGGCGGCGCAGGAATTCGCGCGGCATATACGCGATGGACTGGCGCGACGGCCTGTCGCGGCTTGA
- a CDS encoding dihydrofolate reductase family protein, whose translation MRKIIAATFVSLDGVMQAPGGPEEDPVGGFKFGGWTFHYFDEVGGAAMEELFSKPFALLLGRRTYDIFAAYWPYQKDPIADAFNPATKYVATHRPDTLTWQNTQSLGPDIVATLRRVKQEDGPDLLIQGSGNLIQTLLANGLIDEIRLMIFPLLLGKGKRLFGDDAMPAAFRLAKLQTSSTGVIIATYERSGEIEVGSFVTGEPSDAELERRRNWK comes from the coding sequence ATGAGGAAGATCATCGCCGCCACTTTCGTCAGCCTGGACGGCGTCATGCAGGCGCCGGGCGGCCCGGAGGAGGATCCGGTCGGCGGCTTCAAGTTCGGCGGCTGGACCTTCCATTACTTCGACGAGGTGGGAGGCGCGGCAATGGAGGAGCTCTTCTCCAAACCCTTCGCCCTGCTGCTCGGCCGCAGGACCTATGACATCTTCGCCGCGTACTGGCCGTATCAGAAAGATCCGATCGCGGATGCCTTCAACCCGGCGACCAAATATGTGGCGACGCATCGGCCCGACACCCTCACCTGGCAGAACACGCAATCGCTTGGGCCCGACATCGTCGCGACATTGCGCCGCGTCAAGCAGGAGGATGGACCTGACCTGCTCATCCAGGGATCGGGCAACCTGATCCAGACCCTGCTCGCCAACGGGCTGATCGACGAGATCCGGCTGATGATCTTCCCGCTGCTGCTTGGCAAGGGCAAGCGGCTGTTCGGCGATGACGCCATGCCGGCCGCCTTCAGGCTTGCCAAGTTGCAAACCTCCAGCACCGGCGTCATCATCGCGACCTACGAGCGCTCAGGCGAAATCGAGGTCGGCTCCTTTGTCACCGGGGAACCGTCCGACGCCGAACTCGAACGGCGCAGGAACTGGAAATAG
- a CDS encoding protein-L-isoaspartate O-methyltransferase family protein, producing MSTIEDTRRFYARLMAANAGSSDPRLEEVFASVPREAFLGPGPWTIVAGNGRVTTPSADPSHIYQNVLVALDADKGINNGEPFLHAMWIGKLAPKLGETVTHIGAGTGYYTALLARLVSPGTLTAFELDDKLAHLARGNLKAYGNATVVHGDAVTMPLPPSDIIYVNAGVVAPPAGWLKALRPGGRMIFPWRPAERVPLAVMVTRTQKGFACDPFMRSWFIPCVGASVADLAAKIPTREQAARSRSIWLTSDKAPDRTATAIFGDVWFSSKNLGAKPGD from the coding sequence ATGAGCACGATAGAAGATACCAGGAGATTCTACGCCCGGCTGATGGCGGCCAATGCCGGCTCGTCGGATCCACGCCTGGAAGAGGTTTTCGCCAGCGTGCCGCGCGAGGCCTTTCTCGGCCCCGGACCGTGGACGATCGTCGCCGGCAACGGCAGGGTCACGACGCCCAGCGCGGACCCCTCCCATATTTACCAGAACGTGCTGGTGGCGCTCGATGCCGACAAGGGCATCAACAATGGGGAGCCGTTCCTGCACGCCATGTGGATTGGAAAACTGGCACCGAAACTCGGTGAGACCGTCACCCATATCGGTGCCGGCACCGGCTACTACACAGCCTTGCTCGCCAGGCTTGTGTCGCCCGGCACCCTCACCGCTTTCGAACTCGACGACAAGTTGGCCCATCTGGCACGCGGAAATCTCAAGGCTTACGGCAACGCGACTGTCGTCCATGGCGATGCCGTGACCATGCCCTTGCCGCCATCCGACATCATCTATGTCAACGCCGGGGTCGTCGCCCCTCCGGCCGGATGGCTGAAGGCATTGCGCCCCGGCGGCCGCATGATCTTCCCCTGGCGCCCGGCCGAGCGCGTCCCGCTGGCGGTGATGGTGACCCGCACCCAAAAGGGCTTCGCCTGCGACCCCTTCATGCGCTCCTGGTTCATCCCATGCGTCGGTGCCTCGGTTGCGGATCTTGCGGCGAAGATCCCGACCCGGGAGCAAGCCGCGCGCAGCCGCTCGATATGGCTGACGAGCGACAAGGCGCCGGACCGCACGGCCACGGCCATCTTCGGCGACGTCTGGTTCTCATCGAAAAACCTCGGCGCCAAACCCGGCGACTGA
- a CDS encoding Nramp family divalent metal transporter, which produces MSDADVTATRSEWRLAGRDEDDQPSLREVNSSVAVPSSGVWFRRLFAFMGPGYMVSVGYMDPGNWATDLAGGAQFGYTLLFVIMLSNLMAILLQALAARLGIATGRDLAQACRAYYPRPVNFVLWIACELAIIACDLAEVIGTAIALQLLFGIPLIGGAILTALDAFLVLLLMNKGFRYLEAFVIALLIIIFSCFAIQIFVAAPPAGTILHSMFVPSSEIVTNPAMLYIAIGIIGATVMPHNLYLHSSIVQTRAYERTEKGKRDAVKWATMDSTIALMLALFVNAAILIVSAVAFHDTGHQDVAEIGQAFELLSPLLGLGIASILFAVALLASGLNSTVTATLAGQIIMEGFLRLRIPNWARRLLTRGLAIIPVVVVTALYGEKGTGQLLVFSQVILSMQLPFAVIPLVQFVSDRKKMGSLAIPRVVAALAWVVAAIILVLNFKLLYDTMFGVG; this is translated from the coding sequence GATGCAGACGTTACAGCCACCCGGTCCGAATGGCGGCTCGCCGGACGGGACGAGGACGACCAGCCCAGCCTGCGCGAGGTCAATTCCTCGGTCGCGGTGCCGAGTTCCGGTGTCTGGTTCCGCCGTCTGTTCGCCTTCATGGGCCCCGGCTACATGGTCTCGGTCGGCTATATGGACCCCGGCAACTGGGCGACCGACCTCGCCGGCGGCGCCCAGTTCGGCTACACGCTTTTGTTCGTCATCATGCTGTCCAACCTCATGGCGATCCTGCTGCAGGCGCTGGCCGCACGCCTCGGCATCGCCACCGGCCGCGATCTCGCCCAGGCCTGCCGCGCCTATTACCCGCGCCCGGTCAATTTCGTGCTGTGGATCGCCTGCGAACTCGCCATCATCGCCTGTGACCTCGCCGAAGTCATCGGCACGGCGATCGCATTGCAGCTGCTGTTCGGCATTCCGCTGATCGGGGGCGCCATACTCACCGCGCTCGACGCCTTCCTGGTGCTGCTCCTGATGAACAAGGGGTTCCGCTATCTCGAAGCCTTCGTCATCGCGCTTTTGATCATCATCTTCAGCTGCTTTGCCATCCAGATCTTTGTCGCCGCCCCACCGGCCGGCACGATCCTGCATTCGATGTTCGTGCCGTCCTCGGAAATCGTCACCAACCCCGCGATGCTCTACATCGCGATCGGCATCATCGGCGCCACCGTCATGCCGCACAATCTCTATTTGCACTCCTCGATCGTGCAGACCCGGGCCTATGAGCGCACGGAGAAAGGCAAGCGCGACGCCGTCAAATGGGCGACGATGGACTCCACCATCGCCCTGATGCTGGCGCTGTTCGTCAACGCCGCCATCCTGATCGTGTCGGCTGTCGCCTTCCACGACACCGGCCACCAGGATGTCGCGGAGATCGGCCAGGCCTTCGAGTTGCTGTCGCCGCTGCTGGGCCTGGGCATCGCCTCGATCCTGTTCGCCGTGGCGCTGCTTGCCTCCGGCCTCAACTCGACGGTGACGGCGACGCTCGCCGGCCAGATCATCATGGAAGGGTTCCTGCGCCTGCGCATCCCCAACTGGGCCCGGCGGCTTCTGACACGCGGCCTCGCCATCATCCCGGTGGTGGTCGTCACCGCGCTCTACGGCGAAAAGGGCACTGGCCAGCTGCTCGTGTTCAGCCAGGTCATCCTGTCCATGCAATTGCCCTTCGCGGTCATTCCGCTGGTGCAGTTCGTCTCTGACCGCAAGAAGATGGGCAGCCTCGCCATTCCACGCGTCGTGGCGGCCCTTGCCTGGGTGGTCGCCGCGATCATCCTCGTGCTCAATTTCAAGCTGCTCTACGACACGATGTTCGGGGTCGGCTAA